One segment of Sinorhizobium sp. BG8 DNA contains the following:
- the mmsB gene encoding multiple monosaccharide ABC transporter permease: protein MVADTNAPTSKPSIGDYLRNNIREYGLLVALVVIMVFFQILTNGVLFRPVNITNLVLQNSFIVIMALGMLLIIVAGHIDLSVGSIVAFIGAISAIMLVKWGLPAIIVVPLCLIVGGIMGAAQGYWVAYQKIPSFIVTLAGMLVFRGMTYVVLGGRPIGPFPKEFQILSTGFVPDFLYFLNPAPETIKNMVALVAVLILVGLAIYSGFRNRRINELHGTENEPFVFFVIQMAVIAIVALFIGFQLSTYRGLPNVLIVMGVLIALYSFVTTRSTVGRRIYAMGGNEKAAKLSGINTERLTFYTFANMGVLAALAGMIITARLNSATPKAGVGFELDVIAACFIGGASASGGVGKITGAVIGAFIMGVMNNGMSIMGIGIDYQQLIKGLVLLAAVFFDVYNKNKG, encoded by the coding sequence ATGGTCGCCGATACCAACGCTCCTACCTCCAAACCGTCCATCGGGGACTATCTCAGGAACAACATTCGCGAGTACGGCCTGCTGGTCGCGCTCGTCGTCATCATGGTGTTCTTCCAGATCCTGACTAACGGCGTTCTGTTCCGGCCGGTCAACATCACGAACCTGGTGCTGCAGAACTCGTTCATCGTCATCATGGCGCTGGGCATGCTGCTGATCATCGTGGCGGGGCACATCGACCTGTCGGTCGGCTCGATCGTCGCCTTCATCGGCGCGATCTCGGCGATCATGCTGGTCAAATGGGGCCTGCCGGCCATCATCGTGGTTCCCCTCTGCCTCATCGTAGGCGGTATCATGGGGGCGGCCCAAGGCTACTGGGTGGCCTATCAGAAGATTCCTTCGTTCATCGTGACGCTGGCTGGCATGCTCGTGTTCCGCGGCATGACCTATGTCGTGCTCGGCGGTCGGCCGATCGGTCCGTTCCCGAAGGAATTCCAGATCCTGTCCACTGGCTTCGTGCCCGATTTCCTCTACTTCCTGAACCCCGCGCCCGAGACGATCAAGAACATGGTCGCCCTGGTTGCGGTTCTGATCCTGGTCGGCCTCGCGATCTACTCCGGTTTCCGCAATCGCCGGATCAATGAACTCCACGGCACGGAGAACGAACCCTTTGTGTTCTTCGTGATCCAGATGGCGGTCATTGCCATCGTGGCGCTGTTCATCGGCTTCCAGCTGTCGACCTACCGCGGCCTGCCGAACGTCCTGATCGTCATGGGCGTACTGATCGCGCTCTACTCCTTCGTGACCACGCGCTCGACTGTCGGCCGGCGTATCTATGCCATGGGCGGCAACGAGAAGGCGGCGAAGCTTTCGGGCATCAACACCGAGCGGCTGACCTTCTACACCTTCGCCAACATGGGTGTACTCGCGGCACTGGCCGGCATGATCATCACCGCGCGCCTGAACTCTGCCACGCCCAAGGCGGGCGTCGGCTTCGAGCTCGACGTTATCGCTGCATGCTTCATCGGCGGTGCATCGGCTTCGGGCGGCGTCGGCAAGATCACCGGCGCGGTCATCGGTGCATTCATCATGGGCGTGATGAACAACGGCATGTCGATCATGGGTATCGGTATCGACTACCAGCAGCTCATCAAGGGTCTGGTGCTGCTCGCTGCCGTCTTCTTCGACGTCTACAACAAGAACAAGGGCTGA
- the mmsA gene encoding multiple monosaccharide ABC transporter ATP-binding protein translates to MDNIILEMQSITKTFPGVKALDNVSFKVREGEIHALVGENGAGKSTLMKVLSGVYPAGTYDGEIHYDGEVRRFSTISDSEELGIIIIHQELALVPLLSIAENIFLGNEIADKGVIHWPQTFARTQELLKKVGLTESPATLITDIGVGKQQLVEIAKALSKKVRLLILDEPTASLNEKDSDALLKLLMEFRKQGMTSIIISHKLNEIKKVADKITILRDGGTVETLDCHSEDISEDRIIKGMVGRDMEDRYPAREPKIGETLLEVKNWNVFHQHHRDRQFLHNVNFTVRAGEVVGIAGLMGAGRTETAMSIFGKSWGHKITGEVLMRGKHVDVSTIPKAIDSGLAYVTEDRKHLGLVLMNNIKQNTTLSNLGAVSRNGIIDDHKETKVATDYRTKLRIRSHSIYQETVNLSGGNQQKVVLSKWLFTNPEVLILDEPTRGIDVGAKFEIYSIINQLAAEGKGILMISSEMPELLGTCDRIYVMNEGRIVAELSKEEASQETIMRAIMRSGEKH, encoded by the coding sequence ATGGACAATATCATCCTCGAAATGCAGAGCATCACGAAGACGTTTCCAGGCGTCAAAGCTCTCGATAATGTCAGCTTCAAGGTTCGCGAAGGCGAGATCCACGCCCTCGTCGGCGAGAATGGCGCCGGTAAGTCGACCTTGATGAAGGTCCTCAGCGGCGTTTATCCCGCCGGAACCTATGACGGTGAAATCCACTATGATGGCGAGGTCCGCCGCTTTTCGACGATTTCCGATAGCGAAGAGCTTGGCATCATCATCATCCACCAGGAACTCGCACTCGTTCCGCTTCTTTCGATCGCCGAGAACATCTTCCTCGGCAACGAGATCGCCGATAAGGGTGTGATTCACTGGCCCCAGACCTTCGCCCGGACGCAGGAGCTTCTGAAGAAGGTCGGTCTGACCGAGTCGCCCGCGACCCTCATCACGGACATCGGCGTCGGCAAGCAGCAGCTCGTCGAAATCGCCAAGGCGCTGTCGAAGAAGGTCCGGCTGCTGATCCTCGACGAACCCACGGCCTCGCTGAACGAAAAGGACTCCGACGCGCTCCTGAAGCTGCTCATGGAGTTCCGCAAGCAGGGCATGACCTCGATCATCATCTCGCACAAGCTGAACGAGATCAAAAAGGTCGCCGACAAGATCACGATCCTGCGCGATGGCGGCACGGTCGAGACGCTCGACTGTCATAGTGAAGACATCAGCGAAGACCGGATCATCAAGGGCATGGTCGGCCGCGACATGGAAGACCGCTACCCTGCGCGCGAACCCAAGATCGGCGAGACTCTGCTGGAAGTGAAGAACTGGAATGTCTTCCACCAGCATCACCGCGACCGCCAGTTCCTGCACAACGTCAATTTCACGGTGCGTGCCGGCGAAGTCGTCGGTATCGCCGGGCTGATGGGCGCCGGCCGTACCGAAACGGCCATGAGCATCTTCGGCAAGTCCTGGGGGCACAAGATCACCGGCGAAGTGCTCATGCGTGGCAAGCACGTCGACGTGAGCACGATCCCGAAGGCGATCGATTCGGGCCTCGCCTATGTCACCGAGGATCGCAAGCACCTCGGCCTCGTCCTGATGAACAACATCAAGCAGAACACGACCCTGTCCAATCTGGGCGCGGTGTCGCGGAACGGTATCATTGACGACCACAAGGAAACGAAGGTCGCGACCGACTACCGAACCAAGCTGCGTATCCGTTCGCATTCGATCTATCAGGAAACGGTGAACCTTTCGGGCGGCAACCAGCAGAAGGTGGTGCTGTCGAAGTGGCTGTTCACCAATCCGGAAGTGCTGATCCTCGACGAGCCGACGCGCGGCATCGACGTCGGTGCCAAATTTGAAATCTACAGTATCATCAACCAGCTTGCAGCCGAGGGTAAGGGCATTCTCATGATCTCTTCGGAGATGCCCGAACTGCTTGGAACCTGCGATCGCATCTATGTCATGAATGAAGGACGTATCGTCGCGGAGCTCTCCAAGGAGGAGGCAAGCCAAGAAACCATAATGCGGGCCATCATGCGCTCCGGGGAGAAACACTAA
- the chvE gene encoding multiple monosaccharide ABC transporter substrate-binding protein — translation MKLITSLLAAAAISVASFAMPAFAQDKGTVGISMPTKTSTRWISDGETMEKLFKDAGYTPDLQFADDDIPNQLAQIENMVTKGAKVLVIGAIDGTTLSDILAKAHEAGVKVIAYDRLIRDSGNVDYYATFDNFQVGVLQATSLVNGLKLDGATEPKNIELFGGSPDDNNAFFFYDGAMSVLQPLIDSGKIVVKSGQTGMDQVGTLRWDGAVAQARMENLLSSTYTDAKVDGVLSPYDGLSIGIISALKGVGYGSGDMPMPVVTGQDAELPSVKSILADEQYSTVFKDTRELAKVTVGMVDAIIGGKEPEINDTKTYDNGVKVVPSYLLKPVAVDKTNAKDILVGAGYYTEDQINN, via the coding sequence ATGAAATTGATTACCTCGCTTCTCGCCGCTGCTGCCATCAGCGTGGCGTCATTTGCCATGCCTGCATTCGCGCAGGACAAGGGGACCGTTGGCATCTCCATGCCGACCAAGACGTCGACCCGCTGGATTTCCGACGGCGAGACCATGGAAAAGCTGTTCAAGGACGCCGGCTACACCCCGGACCTGCAGTTTGCTGACGACGATATCCCGAACCAGCTCGCGCAGATCGAAAACATGGTCACCAAGGGTGCCAAAGTTCTCGTCATCGGCGCCATCGACGGCACCACGCTTTCCGACATCCTGGCAAAGGCACACGAAGCCGGCGTCAAGGTCATCGCGTATGACCGTCTGATCCGCGACTCGGGCAACGTCGACTACTACGCGACGTTCGACAACTTCCAGGTCGGCGTTCTGCAGGCCACCTCGCTCGTCAACGGCCTCAAGCTCGACGGCGCAACCGAGCCCAAGAACATCGAACTCTTCGGCGGTTCGCCGGACGACAACAACGCCTTCTTCTTCTATGACGGCGCGATGTCGGTCCTGCAGCCTCTCATCGACAGCGGCAAGATCGTCGTGAAGTCGGGCCAGACCGGCATGGACCAGGTCGGCACGCTGCGTTGGGACGGTGCCGTTGCCCAGGCTCGCATGGAGAACCTGCTCTCCTCGACCTACACCGATGCCAAGGTTGATGGCGTTCTGTCGCCGTATGATGGTCTCTCCATCGGTATCATTTCGGCCCTCAAGGGCGTTGGCTACGGCTCGGGCGACATGCCGATGCCGGTCGTCACCGGCCAGGATGCCGAACTGCCGTCCGTCAAGTCGATCCTCGCTGACGAACAGTATTCGACGGTCTTCAAGGACACGCGCGAACTCGCGAAGGTCACTGTCGGCATGGTCGATGCTATCATCGGTGGCAAGGAGCCGGAAATCAACGACACCAAGACCTATGACAACGGCGTCAAGGTTGTTCCGTCCTACCTGCTGAAGCCCGTCGCAGTCGACAAGACGAACGCGAAGGACATCCTGGTCGGCGCTGGCTACTACACCGAAGACCAGATCAACAACTGA
- a CDS encoding LysR family transcriptional regulator → MRGQEYTENPQIEGVDAGGSGLGLLRSGLKLTHLRMIVAIEDHKQISAAAEVMNISQPAASRMLNEMESILGTPLCERVSRGVALTAFGRAFARRARTILLELREVDREIGAMKSGAGGTVYLGSVAAPAVSLAVPAINHVSAAYPGIEVNVRIETSNVLSRELLAARHDFIIARLPDDLDPRQFHAEEIGIERACLIVRKGHPLLDKPIVSLSDLHGHDWVFQPPRTLLRRRMEELFISANVPLPSTVINTSSIILTVAIVCGSNAIAPIARDMADFVAGNAADAGNVRILQTDFEIDIKPYSLISVKGRALPPSAKLLYDLIQQRSRMLATD, encoded by the coding sequence ATGCGTGGGCAAGAGTATACGGAAAATCCACAGATTGAAGGGGTAGACGCAGGAGGCTCCGGCCTAGGCCTGCTGCGCTCGGGCCTCAAGCTCACGCACTTGCGCATGATCGTGGCTATCGAAGACCACAAGCAGATCAGCGCAGCGGCCGAGGTGATGAACATTTCGCAGCCCGCCGCATCCCGGATGCTCAACGAGATGGAATCGATCCTGGGAACACCGCTCTGCGAGAGGGTGTCGCGCGGCGTCGCGCTGACGGCATTCGGCCGCGCCTTCGCCAGACGCGCGCGGACCATCCTGCTCGAGCTTCGCGAAGTCGATCGCGAGATCGGGGCGATGAAATCGGGCGCCGGCGGGACGGTGTACCTCGGAAGCGTTGCCGCGCCGGCCGTCAGCCTCGCCGTTCCGGCCATCAACCACGTCAGCGCCGCCTATCCCGGTATTGAAGTGAATGTCCGGATCGAGACCAGCAACGTCCTTTCGCGAGAACTGCTTGCGGCCCGGCACGACTTCATTATTGCGCGCCTGCCCGACGACCTCGATCCGCGCCAGTTCCATGCGGAAGAGATCGGCATCGAACGGGCATGTCTTATCGTACGCAAGGGGCATCCGCTCCTCGACAAGCCGATCGTCAGCCTGTCAGACCTGCACGGCCACGACTGGGTCTTCCAGCCGCCCCGCACGCTTCTCAGGCGCCGGATGGAGGAACTGTTCATTTCCGCCAACGTGCCCCTGCCCTCCACGGTGATCAACACGTCTTCCATCATCCTGACGGTGGCGATCGTCTGCGGCTCGAACGCAATTGCCCCGATTGCCCGCGATATGGCGGACTTCGTTGCCGGAAATGCTGCGGACGCCGGCAATGTCCGCATCCTTCAGACCGATTTCGAGATCGACATCAAGCCGTACAGCCTGATTTCCGTCAAAGGGCGGGCGCTGCCGCCGAGTGCGAAACTGCTCTATGATCTGATTCAGCAGCGAAGCCGGATGCTCGCGACTGACTGA